Proteins encoded within one genomic window of Humulus lupulus chromosome 1, drHumLupu1.1, whole genome shotgun sequence:
- the LOC133809507 gene encoding RNA-binding protein L isoform X2 has product MDDMAAYYPPPQPQPPPPASSHYPYYQPPPPPHPVAPPPSHHHLPPPYFPHNQSPYSSYAPPPLHSPATHDEVRTLFVAGLPEDVKPREIYNLFREFQGYESSHLRNPSQTSQSSLVSALMFFLWQPFAFAVFLDQHSAIGAMQALNGMVFDLEKGSTLYIDLAKSNSRPKRSRADDERFGSDKRARGSSFPRAPTDSSVGSMHMPGMGNSAYNIGYPSTPSQRNLDSRAVNDIGPPHSHNSSASHLPLNSPPCPTLFVANLGPSCTEQELIHVFSRFPGFLKVKMQGTYGAPVAFVDFEDTACSTGALNHLQGTILYSSPAGEGIRLEFAKSRMGMRKRSD; this is encoded by the exons ATGGACGATATGGCCGCCTACTACCCTCCTCCTCAGCCTCAACCACCACCTCCAGCTTCCTCTCACTACCCATATTACCAACCCCCACCGCCACCTCATCCGGTGGCGCCTCCGCCTTCACACCACCACTTGCCTCCGCCCTACTTTCCTCATAATCAATCTCCTTATTCATCCTACGCGCCACCGCCTCTTCACTCACCTGCCACCCACGATGAGGTCCGAACCCTCTTCGTTGCCGGGCTCCCGGAGGATGTCAAGCCCCGAGAAATCTACAATCTTTTCCGCGAGTTCCAGGGTTACGAGTCCTCTCATCTTCGAAACCCCTCCCAAACATCTCAG TCTTCATTGGTTAGTGCTCTGATGTTCTTCCTGTGGCAGCCATTTGCTTTTGCTGTTTTTTTGGATCAGCATTCTGCAATCGGGGCGATGCAGGCGCTTAAT GGAATGGTATTTGATCTTGAGAAGGGGTCAACACTTTACATTGATCTAGCCAAATCAAATTCTAGGCCAAAGCGATCAAGAGCAG ATGATGAAAGGTTTGGCTCAGATAAGAGAGCTAGAGGGTCTTCATTTCCAAGAGCGCCTACTGATTCAA GTGTTGGCAGCATGCACATGCCTGGAATGGGTAATTCTGCTTACAACATTGGTTATCCATCTACACCAAG CCAAAGGAATTTGGACAGCAGAGCTGTAAATGACATAGGTCCTCCACATTCG CATAATTCTTCAGCATCGCATTTACCACTCAATAGTCCTCCATGCCCAACTCTTTTTGTGGCCAATTTGGGGCCATCTTGTACCGAACAGGAGCTAATTCATGTATTTTCAAG ATTCCCTGGGTTCTTGAAAGTGAAGATGCAAGGCACATATGGGGCTCCAGTTGCATTTGTTGACTTTGAG GATACTGCTTGTTCAACTGGGGCCCTAAATCATCTTCAAGGCACAATTTTATACTCTTCACCAGCCGGTGAAGGCATTCGATTAGA GTTTGCAAAATCAAGGATGGGAATGCGTAAGAGGTCAGATTAA
- the LOC133809507 gene encoding RNA-binding protein L isoform X1 gives MDDMAAYYPPPQPQPPPPASSHYPYYQPPPPPHPVAPPPSHHHLPPPYFPHNQSPYSSYAPPPLHSPATHDEVRTLFVAGLPEDVKPREIYNLFREFQGYESSHLRNPSQTSQSSLVSALMFFLWQPFAFAVFLDQHSAIGAMQALNGMVFDLEKGSTLYIDLAKSNSRPKRSRADDERFGSDKRARGSSFPRAPTDSTGVGSMHMPGMGNSAYNIGYPSTPSQRNLDSRAVNDIGPPHSHNSSASHLPLNSPPCPTLFVANLGPSCTEQELIHVFSRFPGFLKVKMQGTYGAPVAFVDFEDTACSTGALNHLQGTILYSSPAGEGIRLEFAKSRMGMRKRSD, from the exons ATGGACGATATGGCCGCCTACTACCCTCCTCCTCAGCCTCAACCACCACCTCCAGCTTCCTCTCACTACCCATATTACCAACCCCCACCGCCACCTCATCCGGTGGCGCCTCCGCCTTCACACCACCACTTGCCTCCGCCCTACTTTCCTCATAATCAATCTCCTTATTCATCCTACGCGCCACCGCCTCTTCACTCACCTGCCACCCACGATGAGGTCCGAACCCTCTTCGTTGCCGGGCTCCCGGAGGATGTCAAGCCCCGAGAAATCTACAATCTTTTCCGCGAGTTCCAGGGTTACGAGTCCTCTCATCTTCGAAACCCCTCCCAAACATCTCAG TCTTCATTGGTTAGTGCTCTGATGTTCTTCCTGTGGCAGCCATTTGCTTTTGCTGTTTTTTTGGATCAGCATTCTGCAATCGGGGCGATGCAGGCGCTTAAT GGAATGGTATTTGATCTTGAGAAGGGGTCAACACTTTACATTGATCTAGCCAAATCAAATTCTAGGCCAAAGCGATCAAGAGCAG ATGATGAAAGGTTTGGCTCAGATAAGAGAGCTAGAGGGTCTTCATTTCCAAGAGCGCCTACTGATTCAA CAGGTGTTGGCAGCATGCACATGCCTGGAATGGGTAATTCTGCTTACAACATTGGTTATCCATCTACACCAAG CCAAAGGAATTTGGACAGCAGAGCTGTAAATGACATAGGTCCTCCACATTCG CATAATTCTTCAGCATCGCATTTACCACTCAATAGTCCTCCATGCCCAACTCTTTTTGTGGCCAATTTGGGGCCATCTTGTACCGAACAGGAGCTAATTCATGTATTTTCAAG ATTCCCTGGGTTCTTGAAAGTGAAGATGCAAGGCACATATGGGGCTCCAGTTGCATTTGTTGACTTTGAG GATACTGCTTGTTCAACTGGGGCCCTAAATCATCTTCAAGGCACAATTTTATACTCTTCACCAGCCGGTGAAGGCATTCGATTAGA GTTTGCAAAATCAAGGATGGGAATGCGTAAGAGGTCAGATTAA
- the LOC133809507 gene encoding uncharacterized protein LOC133809507 isoform X3, producing the protein MDDMAAYYPPPQPQPPPPASSHYPYYQPPPPPHPVAPPPSHHHLPPPYFPHNQSPYSSYAPPPLHSPATHDEVRTLFVAGLPEDVKPREIYNLFREFQGYESSHLRNPSQTSQPFAFAVFLDQHSAIGAMQALNGMVFDLEKGSTLYIDLAKSNSRPKRSRADDERFGSDKRARGSSFPRAPTDSTGVGSMHMPGMGNSAYNIGYPSTPSQRNLDSRAVNDIGPPHSHNSSASHLPLNSPPCPTLFVANLGPSCTEQELIHVFSRFPGFLKVKMQGTYGAPVAFVDFEDTACSTGALNHLQGTILYSSPAGEGIRLEFAKSRMGMRKRSD; encoded by the exons ATGGACGATATGGCCGCCTACTACCCTCCTCCTCAGCCTCAACCACCACCTCCAGCTTCCTCTCACTACCCATATTACCAACCCCCACCGCCACCTCATCCGGTGGCGCCTCCGCCTTCACACCACCACTTGCCTCCGCCCTACTTTCCTCATAATCAATCTCCTTATTCATCCTACGCGCCACCGCCTCTTCACTCACCTGCCACCCACGATGAGGTCCGAACCCTCTTCGTTGCCGGGCTCCCGGAGGATGTCAAGCCCCGAGAAATCTACAATCTTTTCCGCGAGTTCCAGGGTTACGAGTCCTCTCATCTTCGAAACCCCTCCCAAACATCTCAG CCATTTGCTTTTGCTGTTTTTTTGGATCAGCATTCTGCAATCGGGGCGATGCAGGCGCTTAAT GGAATGGTATTTGATCTTGAGAAGGGGTCAACACTTTACATTGATCTAGCCAAATCAAATTCTAGGCCAAAGCGATCAAGAGCAG ATGATGAAAGGTTTGGCTCAGATAAGAGAGCTAGAGGGTCTTCATTTCCAAGAGCGCCTACTGATTCAA CAGGTGTTGGCAGCATGCACATGCCTGGAATGGGTAATTCTGCTTACAACATTGGTTATCCATCTACACCAAG CCAAAGGAATTTGGACAGCAGAGCTGTAAATGACATAGGTCCTCCACATTCG CATAATTCTTCAGCATCGCATTTACCACTCAATAGTCCTCCATGCCCAACTCTTTTTGTGGCCAATTTGGGGCCATCTTGTACCGAACAGGAGCTAATTCATGTATTTTCAAG ATTCCCTGGGTTCTTGAAAGTGAAGATGCAAGGCACATATGGGGCTCCAGTTGCATTTGTTGACTTTGAG GATACTGCTTGTTCAACTGGGGCCCTAAATCATCTTCAAGGCACAATTTTATACTCTTCACCAGCCGGTGAAGGCATTCGATTAGA GTTTGCAAAATCAAGGATGGGAATGCGTAAGAGGTCAGATTAA